ACTGAATTTGGGCCACAACAACATTGCCTCATTGAAGCTTCCCCAGTATTTCACCAACCTGACCTCTCTCAGGTACCTGAGCTTTTTCTCCAATAAGATCACACATATCTCCAAAGGAGACCTTGATGTCCTGAGGGAAGGGAACCGGCTCAACCTCACACTGGTGCTTTCCTTGAATGATATAAAGCACATAGAGCCAGGGTCCTTTGCGAAGATTCACCTTGGTGAGCTGGTTCTAAGGTCCTCTTTTGAGAACTTCAATGTGATGCACAGCTCTCTTCAAGGTCTGACTGGTTTACAGGTCAACAGACTAATAGTTGGAGAATTCAACAACAACCAGAGACTGGTAAACTTTCAGAGTGGACTCTTGAGTGGACTGTGTCAGGTACGAATCCAAGAGTTTGTCTTAATCTGTTTCAGGGATTTTGAGGATGACACAGACACTCTTTTTAACTGCATAAGCAATGTCTCCAGTATTCGGTTGGTAGACCTCCAACTTGAAGAGGTGTCAGAGGTTCCAATGTTCTCTCAAGTGAAACAGCTGGAATGCAAGAAATGCAAGTTTAAGGAAGTGCCTGCCGTGAAGCTGTCTCTTTTCAAGGAGCTGAGAGTGCTTCGTATTACCAAGAGCAAATACCTCAATAGCTTCCGGGAGAAATTTCACACTCTAAGTAACCTGGAGGTTGTAGATCTGAGTGAGAATCGCCTCTCGTTCACTGGTTGCTGTTCCCGGCAGTTTCTCAAGTGTCCAAATTTGAAACACTTGAACCTCAGCTTCAATTCTGACATCAGTGTGACTGGCGATTTCACTACTGTGAAGAATTTGTTATATCTGGACTTTCAGCACACAAAGTTATTTGGTCCTGGCTCCTACCCTGTCTTTCTATCCCTTCAGAAACTCATTTATCTCGATATTTCCTATACCAGAACTCATGTCAAAGCCCAGTGTACGTTTTGTGGCTTGAACTCTTTGCAAGTGCTCAAGATGGCTGGCAACTCCTTTGAGACTAATACACTGGCTGATAGCTTCAAAAACCTCAGTCACCTGCACACTTTGGATATTTCAAATTGCAAATTAGTACAGGTGGATCAAAGTACATTTGATGCCCTCACTGAACTAAAGGAGCTAAACATCAGCAACAATAAGCTACTGATCTTTGATTCTGGAGTCTACAAGCCGCTCCAAGCCCTCACAGCCCTGGATTTCAGCAACAACCAGCTGAGTGTCCTGTTGGACTCAGCCCTGGAAATCCTGCCTGATAATCTGGTCCTGTTAGATATCTCTCAAAACCTGTTTGATTGCTCTTGCATACACGTGAACTTTCTGAAATGGGTcaaggaacagcaggagctACTGCAGCACGAGGAGTTGATGATATGCCACACACCTGCGTATGTGAAGAACGTGAGCCTGCTGCACTTTGATCTGTCCTCCTGCCAACTCAATGCAGGCATGGTGGCATCCTCGGTGATCGTGTTGCTCATTGCAGTGGTATTCCTCTTCCTGATTTACAAGTACTACTTCCAGCTATACTACTCATTGGTGCTGCTCAGTGGGTGTAAACACTCTGCAGAAAGGGGTGACACCTATGATGCTTTTGTCATCCACTCCAGCAAAGACCAAGAATGGGTGATGAAAGAGCTGGTGGAACCCTTAGAAGGAGGAACACCTCCCTTCCATCTCTGTCTTTACTACAGGGATTTCATACCAGGGGTACCCATTGTCACCAATATCATCCAAGAAGGTTTTCTGAGTAGCAGAAATGTCATTGCAGTCATCTCTACAGACTTTCTGGAGAGCAAGTGGTGTAGCTTTGAGCTTGACATTGCCCAGTCCTGGCAGCTTGTTGAAGGAAAGGCTGGAATCATCATGATTGTACTGGAAGAAGTGAACAAAGCCTTGCTGAGGCAGACGCTGGGGCTGTCCCGGTACCTAAGGAGGAACACCTATCTGGAGTGGAAAAACAAGGAGATCAGCAGGCACATCTTCTGGAGGCAGCTGACAGGAGTCCTGCTAGAAGGCAAAAGGTGGAATCACGAAGAGGTAAAGCTCatgtgagagaaagagaaatcgCGTCGCTTCTGTCCTGTCTCCCATCCTGGCCCTGGCTGATGGCTGCTGCTCAGAAGTTGGTTCTTCTGTGGCTGTTCAGAGTTGGAGGAGGTAGATGGAGACACTGTAAAATCACCACAGAAATACGTGCCTTGCTGGTCACCCTTTCTCAAGGGAATGTGCAAGCTAAGGAGTGACAACAGCTGCAAGATCTGCACATGCCTGAGCTCCGCGTTTGTCTGCAGCTGTCCATCAAAGTTTGTCCAGCTACCCATGTAGGTCTGGTGGGCCGGTGAACAGATGGACTCTTATTGTCATTTGTCTGCCCTGAAACTGGATTTGGGTCTGGGGACCATTTACCTGGTGGGACTTCAGGGTCTGTTGCTTTGAGTGAACCCCAGGATCTCCGGGGAAGAGCGAAAATACAGGATTCTTCATTCTAAAAAGGGTGGGAAACAGAAACAGGATTTGGATCCTGAAAGGCTTGGGTCAGCCTTCTTAGGCACCATGACTTAGGGGAAAATGCCCTACAGATGGAAAAGGGGTGCCCTGTAGCCACAGACAGCTACTCGGTGAAGCTGAGCAGTTATGTTGTCAGTGGGGGGGAGGTTGCCATTGGTGGGAAATTTCCccaacatatttattttaattttctttagacCAAATATTGAAAcctccaaatatttccatcacCTGAAACTATTATTTATACCCAGATTATATAGTGTGAGAGAGTCGTTTGAGGTTTTCTTGGGGGATCCAAGAATCAGTGAGACCAGAAGAAGCCATAGAAGTGATTAACACCTTTAAAATCAAGGTATTTCTTTACTCCACCTGCTTCTCCTCAGCCAGTGTTTCTGTATATACTGTGTGGGACTGCTCTATATGAGCAAGATTGAGCCCGAACAAAGTGCTTTGATGTTTACAGCCAGCCAGTTCTAAAATAAGCTTTTCCACCCTCTGGACCAGCCTGAATTCACTGTTGGAAAGTGCTGTAGGACCCTCCAGCCCATGGGTTGAAATGGACTTTAGAGATGTTTGGAGCTAGCAATGAGGCTGAGTCCATCTGCCTTCCCCCCAGCACACCATGGCAGGCTCTGGTCCCGGTCGGCATCCCACCGACAGTCACTGGACAGGAAAGTTTTGCCTTCATTTCACTGAGACTATGCCTGCATTTTGCAGGGAGAagagacagaggagaaaagtCTGGGTTAGCTAAACTGGATGtatcccagcactgccctgaataaagggaaggaaaacataaaTGCCGTTGAATCATATTACAGAGCACTCCATTGATGTGTCGAATATTGAACACTGCTGGAGTATTGCTCTCTATTTGCAGAAGGCTTTGGTTGGGATTAATCACTGAATTAGTTGAGTTTTAAACTTGCAAATCCTTCTATAATCAGTGGCGTTCTACAGAGATAAAACAGAAGCAATTGAGTGGTGAATCAGATCTGATATTTATTCAGAATAAAGGGCCTGATCCACCTCGCTTTTCTAAGCACCAGTCAGCGACATCTCTGTGGAAGCCGGTGATGAGTGAGACTGACATCAGACACCATTTAAAAGAGAGGGAGAGCTTGTTCCAGGGCTTGTGCTGGCAAAAGCTGAATCACAGCTCCCTCTCTCTGTGCTGTCAGCAGTACATTGGGATAACACTACCAAAAACCGCCACAAAAAACCTGAGGTTTTATGTGACCCATGAGATGAAGCTTTAATAAAACTAAGCTCAGTGCTGTGCTCACTTGCCCAGAGAGTTTGTTTTGCATCTGCTAAGTGCCATTGCAGTGATTTCTGAAGTGCCGAGCTcctcacctctgctgtgagTGATGGGTCCCGAGTTCTGCATCTTCCcagggcagaggctgctggagctggggagggggtgcagCAAACCAGGGCACAGCTCGGGGTTCCCTGCGCTGAGGCTAAAGAAGGGCACAGAGGACAAAGCAAATATCAGCCTGGATTTCAGCAGCTACAAGttaaattagaaaacaaaaagaggaaaaattaaatgggATGGGAGTTCCTGCTCCTAAACTGAGCAATGCTGAAGCTGCGTTTCTCCATCACTCTTCTCTCTGTGGCTCTTCTACAAACAAGTCAGTGTATGTGTATTTCTGGCACAAAGCAGAGACGATTCTTGATTGTAATTGTAATAATGAGTTTCAGAAAGCCTGCAAGTGTTTGTGGGCATTATAGTAAGTGTTTAGGGCAGTGTCATTTAAAAAGCGAGTGTTTGTTGAATATCAAAGCAGCTTTCGGAGGAGAGCTGGGGCGATGCTGGGTGGAGGCTCCTCTCCgtacaatttaaaaagaaaccagtCACTTGTTCTCCTCTTTCTAATCACAGCAGAGATGAATATGGGAGTTGCCCCAGGATTTCTTACCACCTGAGAGAAAGCACAAAACCCATTGTAGCTTCTGGAAGGGCTGAGAGGAGGGAGACAGAGGCTGGAGCATTCAGAAAATAAGCGAGTTTGGCAGAGGTTCATGCTCTGCAAGCCCCGCAGTCGCTGTTACTCCTGCTCCCCTCATGCATTTAGAGATTTCACTTGGTCTCAGCAACAGTTGGTGCTTTGAAGACACAAACTGATTTCTTTTATGACCGAGACCTTCAGCAACAGAAccaggattattttctttttgctgcatgGCACAAGGAGGCTCAGGAGGACAGTCTGGCTGGTGACACCAACCCCTGTTGATGGGACCTGGGTGCCAGGCAAGGCCATGTGCTGTGAATGTCCCAGCCCTCCCCGAGGGGTCATTAACCTGCCCTGGCAGTGCCGGCTTCCATACTTTGTGGTTTATGTGTCTAGGAGGAAAAAGCCTGCATGAACAGTTATGTTTTTGCCAATTACCCAGcagagaaaaagtaaatttgTTTTTAGAAGACTCAAAGCAACTTTCCACAATGCTATAAATGGGGAAAATATTGTGGttcaaacagaaacacacacacatatttgcCTTTGTTATAGGAAGCaaatttccaaaggaaaactttGAACATTCTCACGTCTCCAAACACGTTGGCATGCATTGTTATTTGGAAGTGTTCACTGTGCAGCAGGTAGCTTTGATATTATTTACTCGTTTGGGTGAATAAATGAGCAGCCAACCAAACATCCATGCAGATCTGCATTCATGTCTCATGTAAACAGCTGAACATACTCCAGTTATTAAACATCTGTTTTGCTTAGGTCATGAAAACAGATGGAGATAAAGCTCCAATGGGCTGTTGCATCCAAGCTATTTCATGTCATTTGTAATGGGGACGTGCCCCGATTCCACCATGTACTTAATTTGACCCATGCAAAATGCCACTACAGCTGAAGCTCTGGTCTTACGTGCATTGCAGAGGGTGATGTCTTGGAGACCATCACCGTGTGCCAACATCATTGCCAAGATGTGCTTTGCAGTGAGGGCTCTGAATGGAGCAAGCCCTCATTAGCGTGATTGCGTTTGCGATCtccacactggagcagagaCATTGTGTATAAACTGAAATCTAGAGACGTTTGCATCGCTGCCCACCTGGATCTGGCTGGTTGCGGGAACGGCACCGCGTCATGCTCCCTTGACCTCCCCAAGTCTTAGCGCAGACTTCCAATGTCACTTAAAAAATcgacaaaacaaggaaaagcagctggtttCTCTAGGCCGACTGATACTTGACGGGAACAGGTTGAAACTTTTCCTGGAAGAGTGTCTGTCCTTTGGGAAATGTTATTTTGTAAGTGGTTTCTGTAATTCAATGAGGTAGCGAAGTGAATCTGTGGAACAGAAAATGCCATATCAGGGTTTCCAGTTTAGTATTGCATGGGTTTGTAATCTTGGAACAGACACTTTGTGTGGAAACAGTGATATTTGCAATGTTTTAGGGGGGCTGGAAAAAggatttcaaataaaagttaaattgctccattttaaaaatgtcagtttaGGCTTATGCTGTTGTTTCTCAGAGtaccttttcatttcaaaatttctATTTATATAGTCTGACTAGCCTCCCAAACCAGaaccaaaatacaaaaatgtctCCACCTACCCAAATTAAAACCcacaaatttaattttgtggGAAAATTCACGATTTTTCGGTTTTGTGCCttactgaaaagcagaactttTGCCAAAATGGAAATTCCACTCCCCTGACCCTTTGAAAGGTAAACCTTCACCTGGCCCTATCACACATGTAGTTTGGGCACTAAAAACCACTGAAGAATCCCCAGAATTAATTTCACTAAGTGCCTTTTGCAAAACATCTCCAGCAGGTGCAGTCAAATCAATGCGACCTGCCTGAGACCGAGAGCAATTGAACATGGTAGGAAAAGAAGCAATTTCTTAACAAGTTGTTCTTCGCCGTCGCAGCTCAGGCTGAGAATTGGGACAAATGACAGCGAAGCGTGATTTGCAGCAGAAGAGCCCATCTGCCAGGAGCACAAACCTGCCTCAGCTCCAAGGTCATGTAGAGGGCAAAGTCAATAATCCgccagcctggacctccccgCGCTGCTGCAAGCACAGAAACATCGCGTCATCGAGGACAGCTCAGTTAAAAGCCTtgaaaatcaaggaaaaaggcaataaaaagaaTAGGAAAGAGGTTGGCGCAGGTTCTCAAAGCGGCCACAATTCAGCAGCTGGGTGAATCTGGGCTGCTGGAGGTGGCTGGTCCCAGGGTTTCCAGCACTAATAGCCTCGAGCACCTGGAAGGCAGGAGTTTTGTGATGAGTCTGTAACTGCTGCCTTTTTGCATAATGGtgataagaaaatgttttgaaattaatACCTCTGAGAAGTTGCTTTTAAATCAGGTTTTTGCATACCGGTGTCTGTTCAGCTAAGGCAGCAGTGGCTGTTTTCCATCACTGCTGAGGAGGGGGCAATTCTGGTCTGGATGGGAAgtcctgctggggacagcccagaTTTGGGACCTGTGATTTCTCACCCTGGCGCTTCCTTGCTGGGAGAGCCTGATTCACCCTCTCGAAACATCATCCTGAGACACCCTGAATGAAAACGGTGCTTTGCATGTTTCTCTCCATGTCTTGCCAGCATGAGCGGTTCTCAGAGGTCTCTCAGGCTGGGCACTGCCTGCATTAGTCCTGTTCCTACCCATGTGGAAGAGAAGGGCTGAATtatcatttaaatatatttaaaaacagaggaaacTCTGGCCTTGGGGTCTGTTAGGTGTATGCCTGGCAAAGTGCGGGCTCTGCTTCCCAAAAGGC
The genomic region above belongs to Caloenas nicobarica isolate bCalNic1 chromosome 19, bCalNic1.hap1, whole genome shotgun sequence and contains:
- the TLR4 gene encoding toll-like receptor 4, giving the protein MPRRGAFPPWTLVALLVLVPPQLANCLHNPCLEVIPDRAFTCMGLNVSGVPAEIPNTTWNLDLSFSNLKSLGSNYFSSVPELHLLDLTRCQLHTIEDNSFKDLHKLSTLILTANSLQYVGTAAFDGLTLLKKLVLVETNITSLADLPIGHLHTLQELNLGHNNIASLKLPQYFTNLTSLRYLSFFSNKITHISKGDLDVLREGNRLNLTLVLSLNDIKHIEPGSFAKIHLGELVLRSSFENFNVMHSSLQGLTGLQVNRLIVGEFNNNQRLVNFQSGLLSGLCQVRIQEFVLICFRDFEDDTDTLFNCISNVSSIRLVDLQLEEVSEVPMFSQVKQLECKKCKFKEVPAVKLSLFKELRVLRITKSKYLNSFREKFHTLSNLEVVDLSENRLSFTGCCSRQFLKCPNLKHLNLSFNSDISVTGDFTTVKNLLYLDFQHTKLFGPGSYPVFLSLQKLIYLDISYTRTHVKAQCTFCGLNSLQVLKMAGNSFETNTLADSFKNLSHLHTLDISNCKLVQVDQSTFDALTELKELNISNNKLLIFDSGVYKPLQALTALDFSNNQLSVLLDSALEILPDNLVLLDISQNLFDCSCIHVNFLKWVKEQQELLQHEELMICHTPAYVKNVSLLHFDLSSCQLNAGMVASSVIVLLIAVVFLFLIYKYYFQLYYSLVLLSGCKHSAERGDTYDAFVIHSSKDQEWVMKELVEPLEGGTPPFHLCLYYRDFIPGVPIVTNIIQEGFLSSRNVIAVISTDFLESKWCSFELDIAQSWQLVEGKAGIIMIVLEEVNKALLRQTLGLSRYLRRNTYLEWKNKEISRHIFWRQLTGVLLEGKRWNHEEVKLM